In [Leptolyngbya] sp. PCC 7376, a genomic segment contains:
- a CDS encoding GAF domain-containing protein, producing the protein MTQTPIRPNNDPNKNSGLENPSLSAQERRIEETLTLVPVQSLSSDAKHSALSSKAGALVGELSSLRSNIDMMTDELQSLLATERAAVERAELLNAMTSHIRESLNFEYILNATVTDARNALDVDRVVVYIFDENWLAKGSYESVERLWPSALGSYYMGNSMSDQAIKLYQQGRVEAVDDVSNSVQLDSSLLEQLQRLDTQASLTTPLLLEGDLYGLLVAHHCSNAREWSESEIDFFRQLAVQVGYALDQAQLLGQQREAAEQAQWLNQIGLRIRESLTADDIFAAAVQEVHNALKGDRVVVCRLNAEGQNQVVAESVERQFPTTMGMALPSPWLALSYLEAYQRGQLNRVNDVYELEIDDATLDQLKARAIRASLVAPIMAKQKLMGFLVVHQCTSARRWTGNETEILKKAAVQIGTALDQAFALQQQEDAALQAQILNDISARLGGYSDIEEILDSVVDDAREALKVDRVVIFKVDAQLKGTAIAESSEPRWKSLLDKSLHDCGLDERYVKQAQRGKITVLSRMTGAGLSEFQREHLELSQVRSLMIAPVTIEKKLFGLMVVHSCQSVRQWQESENSLLRQISNQVSFALERINLIEQRQMTAERAQRLSDVSARLQESFEVSEILNAAVDEARDILDADRVFVHKFDGEWRGIVNAESVATGVDSVLGFKTNEQLVGDKLAKSYIRGKVLAYENVYEAGFIECQLKEVEAHGVKAYMAVGLVANQKLYGMFMVQQCSDFRQWTDTEINTLKQIAQQTGYVLEQAFLREEQERAKRLNETRLRLQESSEVEAILNVAVEETREILGSDRAIIYEFDSSWKGIITSESVNTGYPATLGVRTNEPHVTEKFSKYYLKGNIKTVTDIFNSDFVDCHVNEFSPYGVKGYMAAGIVANQRLYGLLVVHQCSNTRSWTELETDTIRQLSEQIGYALDQALLRRAQEEAVARTKQVNLISFRVRESLDVERIFRTGTEEALKLMKCDRVVVYRFDENWGGNIPYEAVASGWRKLSQDMMADGEVPCFPEDYVEPYRQGRVQVTPDVNQAGLTACHEEQLGKWQVKANVVVPILVNQKLYGLLGAHQCSSTREWEAPLVESFRQVAIQLGYALDQALLLNEIEESRQQAEETSQEQRQQKEQLQGQIENFLEEIENSFEGDLTVRAGVTEGEMGTVADFFNATIENLQQLVQQVQDSTSIVSETAQDSESQIKNLSTEALRQAESVGEALQKITDMTTSIREVATNAQDAQQKVQLANKTLKAGDVAMNRTVQGILAIQQTVEATARKVKNLADASQKISRVLNLIRELANQTNLLALNASVEATRAGEEEQGFAVANEVRTLAEQSANATKEIEEIIEEIQSETNEVIKAMDIGRKRVLIGTKLVKGTRQTLTDLAKVSTSINRVVEEIAKSASTQVNISNELNQTMQDVAEISSQTSEQSVKVAESFTKLLGVAGELQQSVSEFKVQ; encoded by the coding sequence ATGACTCAGACTCCCATCCGTCCCAACAACGATCCCAATAAAAACAGTGGTCTAGAAAACCCTTCCCTTTCTGCCCAAGAACGACGGATTGAAGAGACCCTGACCCTCGTTCCCGTACAGTCCCTTTCATCTGATGCCAAGCACTCTGCCCTGAGTTCTAAAGCAGGTGCCTTGGTGGGAGAGCTTAGTAGCCTCCGCTCTAACATCGATATGATGACTGACGAGCTGCAATCCCTCCTCGCAACTGAGCGAGCAGCTGTAGAACGGGCAGAATTGTTGAATGCGATGACCTCTCACATTCGAGAGTCCCTCAACTTTGAATATATTCTCAACGCCACAGTCACAGATGCTCGTAATGCCCTCGATGTGGATCGGGTAGTTGTCTATATTTTTGATGAAAATTGGCTGGCAAAAGGTTCCTATGAATCGGTTGAGCGTCTTTGGCCGAGTGCCTTGGGCTCTTACTACATGGGCAATTCCATGTCGGATCAAGCGATTAAGTTATATCAGCAAGGGCGAGTAGAGGCGGTTGATGATGTCAGTAATAGCGTTCAGCTTGATAGTTCTTTATTAGAGCAACTGCAGCGTTTGGATACCCAAGCCAGTTTGACAACCCCCTTACTTTTAGAAGGCGATTTATATGGCTTGTTAGTGGCGCACCATTGTTCTAATGCGCGGGAATGGTCTGAATCCGAGATTGATTTTTTCCGTCAGCTGGCTGTTCAGGTGGGTTATGCCCTTGACCAAGCGCAACTTCTTGGTCAACAGCGAGAGGCTGCAGAACAGGCGCAGTGGCTAAACCAAATTGGTTTGCGTATTCGAGAATCCCTCACTGCAGATGATATTTTTGCGGCAGCAGTTCAGGAAGTTCATAATGCGCTGAAGGGCGATCGCGTCGTTGTTTGTCGCCTCAATGCTGAAGGACAAAACCAAGTTGTGGCAGAGTCTGTCGAACGGCAATTTCCCACCACTATGGGAATGGCATTGCCAAGTCCGTGGCTAGCTCTGTCCTATCTCGAAGCCTATCAACGCGGTCAGCTTAACCGTGTGAACGATGTTTATGAGCTAGAAATTGATGATGCCACCCTCGATCAGCTCAAGGCAAGAGCAATTCGGGCAAGTCTTGTCGCGCCGATTATGGCAAAACAAAAGCTAATGGGCTTTTTGGTCGTCCATCAGTGTACTTCCGCACGACGTTGGACAGGGAATGAAACTGAAATTCTCAAGAAAGCAGCAGTACAGATTGGGACAGCCCTTGACCAGGCATTTGCGCTGCAGCAACAAGAAGATGCCGCACTTCAGGCACAGATTCTCAATGATATTTCGGCACGATTGGGTGGCTACAGCGATATTGAAGAAATTCTCGATAGTGTTGTCGATGATGCTCGGGAAGCACTTAAGGTTGATCGGGTTGTTATTTTCAAGGTGGATGCTCAACTGAAGGGTACGGCGATCGCCGAATCTTCAGAACCCCGCTGGAAGAGTCTCCTTGATAAAAGTCTCCATGATTGTGGTCTAGATGAACGTTACGTTAAACAGGCACAACGGGGCAAAATCACCGTTCTGAGCCGGATGACTGGGGCTGGCCTGAGTGAATTTCAGCGCGAACATCTCGAACTCTCCCAGGTGCGATCGCTGATGATTGCGCCTGTCACCATTGAGAAAAAACTATTCGGACTGATGGTGGTGCATAGCTGTCAATCGGTTCGACAATGGCAAGAATCTGAGAATAGTCTATTGCGTCAAATTAGTAACCAGGTAAGTTTTGCCTTAGAGCGAATTAATCTGATTGAGCAGCGGCAAATGACCGCAGAGCGTGCTCAGCGTTTGAGTGATGTTAGTGCTCGCCTGCAAGAATCTTTTGAGGTAAGCGAAATTCTCAATGCTGCCGTCGATGAAGCTCGAGACATTCTTGATGCGGATCGTGTATTCGTCCATAAATTTGATGGAGAATGGCGGGGCATTGTTAATGCTGAATCAGTTGCCACTGGAGTAGATTCAGTTCTGGGATTCAAAACCAATGAGCAACTGGTAGGCGACAAATTAGCGAAGTCCTATATACGCGGTAAAGTGCTCGCCTATGAAAATGTCTATGAAGCAGGCTTTATAGAATGTCAACTGAAAGAGGTGGAAGCCCATGGCGTTAAGGCTTATATGGCAGTGGGACTTGTTGCTAACCAAAAACTATATGGCATGTTTATGGTGCAGCAGTGTTCTGATTTCCGTCAGTGGACTGACACTGAAATCAATACTCTAAAACAAATTGCTCAGCAAACAGGTTATGTACTTGAGCAAGCATTTCTACGAGAAGAGCAAGAGCGGGCAAAACGCTTGAATGAAACGCGTTTACGCTTACAGGAATCCTCTGAAGTTGAAGCGATTTTGAATGTGGCTGTCGAAGAAACTCGAGAAATTCTTGGGAGTGATCGCGCCATTATTTATGAATTTGACTCCTCTTGGAAAGGTATTATCACCTCAGAATCCGTGAATACAGGCTATCCGGCTACCCTTGGTGTCCGTACGAATGAGCCTCATGTCACAGAGAAATTCTCGAAGTATTACCTGAAGGGCAACATTAAAACCGTTACGGATATTTTTAACTCTGATTTTGTTGACTGCCACGTTAATGAGTTTTCACCCTACGGTGTGAAAGGCTATATGGCCGCAGGCATCGTAGCAAACCAACGGCTGTATGGCCTTTTAGTGGTACATCAGTGTTCGAATACACGCTCTTGGACAGAGTTGGAAACAGATACGATTCGACAGCTGTCAGAGCAAATCGGTTATGCCCTTGACCAAGCTCTTCTCCGCCGTGCTCAAGAAGAAGCGGTTGCTCGAACCAAACAGGTGAACTTGATTAGTTTCCGGGTGCGTGAGTCCCTTGACGTTGAACGAATCTTCCGGACAGGTACAGAGGAAGCACTCAAACTCATGAAGTGCGATCGTGTTGTGGTCTATCGATTTGATGAAAACTGGGGCGGTAATATTCCGTATGAAGCGGTTGCTAGTGGCTGGCGGAAGTTGAGCCAAGACATGATGGCAGATGGTGAGGTACCTTGTTTCCCTGAAGATTACGTTGAACCCTATCGCCAAGGACGTGTACAAGTGACGCCCGATGTTAACCAGGCCGGACTCACCGCTTGTCACGAGGAACAACTTGGAAAATGGCAGGTGAAAGCCAACGTGGTAGTGCCGATTTTGGTGAATCAAAAACTGTATGGGTTGCTTGGGGCACACCAATGTTCCAGCACCCGTGAGTGGGAAGCCCCCCTAGTGGAATCTTTCCGGCAGGTTGCAATTCAGCTCGGTTATGCCCTGGATCAAGCACTATTACTCAATGAAATTGAAGAATCTCGTCAGCAAGCGGAAGAAACATCCCAAGAGCAACGGCAACAGAAAGAGCAGCTTCAAGGTCAAATCGAAAATTTCCTCGAAGAAATCGAGAATTCTTTTGAAGGCGACCTCACCGTAAGAGCTGGTGTAACAGAGGGGGAAATGGGAACCGTTGCTGACTTCTTTAATGCAACGATTGAGAACCTCCAACAACTGGTGCAACAAGTACAAGATTCGACATCTATCGTGTCGGAAACCGCTCAAGACAGTGAAAGTCAAATTAAGAACCTGTCCACAGAAGCGTTGCGTCAAGCGGAAAGTGTTGGGGAAGCACTCCAGAAAATTACTGATATGACGACCTCTATCCGTGAGGTTGCCACGAATGCCCAAGATGCTCAACAAAAGGTACAACTCGCAAACAAAACCCTAAAAGCTGGTGATGTAGCGATGAACCGAACTGTACAAGGTATTTTGGCCATTCAACAAACTGTAGAAGCAACGGCGCGCAAGGTAAAAAATCTTGCGGATGCTTCTCAGAAAATTTCGCGGGTACTGAATTTGATTCGTGAACTGGCAAATCAGACGAATCTTCTTGCTCTGAATGCATCGGTTGAGGCCACAAGAGCTGGAGAAGAGGAACAGGGTTTTGCGGTAGCCAATGAAGTCCGTACTTTAGCGGAACAGTCTGCCAATGCGACCAAGGAAATTGAGGAGATTATCGAAGAGATCCAATCGGAGACTAATGAGGTAATCAAGGCGATGGACATTGGTCGGAAGCGGGTATTAATCGGGACAAAGCTTGTGAAAGGAACTCGTCAAACTCTGACAGATCTGGCAAAAGTGAGTACAAGTATTAACCGTGTGGTTGAAGAGATTGCGAAATCGGCATCAACTCAGGTAAATATCTCGAATGAACTAAACCAGACTATGCAGGATGTGGCGGAAATTTCTAGCCAAACATCTGAGCAATCAGTCAAGGTGGCGGAATCCTTTACGAAGCTCCTCGGTGTTGCGGGAGAACTGCAACAGAGTGTGTCGGAGTTTAAGGTTCAGTAA